One Schistocerca cancellata isolate TAMUIC-IGC-003103 chromosome 1, iqSchCanc2.1, whole genome shotgun sequence genomic region harbors:
- the LOC126175938 gene encoding TP53-regulated inhibitor of apoptosis 1-like isoform X1: MWVMSLGFGMNSIGETCNDLKKEYDACFLTWFSEKFLKGETNDDMCAPYFKVYQECVKKAIKDHNIDLKEIEKNHLGSNEEQKVPPPKNS; encoded by the exons atgtgggtgatgtccttag GTTTTGGAATGAATAGCATTGGAGAAACTTGTAATGATTTAAAGAAGGAGTATGATGCCTGCTTCTTGACATGGTTCTCAGAGAAGTTTTTAAAGGGTGAAACAAATGATGACATGTGTGCCCCATATTTCAAAGTGTATCAGGAATGTGTGAAG AAAGCAATTAAGGATCATAATATAGATCTGAAGGAGATTGAAAAAAACCATCTTGGTTCTAATGAAGAACAGAAGGTTCCACCACCAAAAAATAGCTGA
- the LOC126175938 gene encoding TP53-regulated inhibitor of apoptosis 1-like isoform X2, whose translation MNSIGETCNDLKKEYDACFLTWFSEKFLKGETNDDMCAPYFKVYQECVKKAIKDHNIDLKEIEKNHLGSNEEQKVPPPKNS comes from the exons ATGAATAGCATTGGAGAAACTTGTAATGATTTAAAGAAGGAGTATGATGCCTGCTTCTTGACATGGTTCTCAGAGAAGTTTTTAAAGGGTGAAACAAATGATGACATGTGTGCCCCATATTTCAAAGTGTATCAGGAATGTGTGAAG AAAGCAATTAAGGATCATAATATAGATCTGAAGGAGATTGAAAAAAACCATCTTGGTTCTAATGAAGAACAGAAGGTTCCACCACCAAAAAATAGCTGA
- the LOC126175952 gene encoding complement component 1 Q subcomponent-binding protein, mitochondrial, translating to MKMNGILKAASGFSSYKYLLNPVKRSCGVLNANTRQFTRTLWYMRSGGSTDGTGLLANYKQTPQSNLCSCGCGMQRLHTKGEKELVEFLTEEIANERKAQKLKTIPTEIDGFKVKLDESEVTMTKKLGDEEIEVNFNINHTVDADTEPEVNPNMDKPEFGEMKSKPTFEVDIRRGSKTLGFTCSFTSGQQDSEEGYNDIFAIDEVTLYEGEWSEKTYAVSGEILDGYLYDLLMTLLEEKGISNEFVEKLSEFSTAYEHNTYIAFLESLQKFSSGK from the exons atgaaaatgaacgGAATTTTGAAAGCGGCTTCTGGATTCTCTTCGTATAAATATCTTTTGAATCCAGTGAAACGGTCATGCGGCGTCTTGAATGCAAACACGAGGCAGTTTACAAGAACGCTGTGGTATATGCGTTCTGGTGGTTCTACCGACGGGACGGGTTTACTTGCCAACTACAAACAAACTCCACAGAGTAATTTATGCAGCTGTGGTTGTGGAATGCAAAGGCTACATACGAAAG GAGAGAAAGAGCTTGTGGAGTTTCTTACAGAAGAAATAGCAAATGAGAGGAAAGCGCAGAAGTTGAAGACAATCCCCACAGAAATAGATGGTTTTAAAGTTAAATTGGATGAATCTGAAGTAACAATGACCAAAAAACTGGGTGATGAAGA aattGAAGTAAATTTCAATATAAATCACACAGTGGACGCTGATACTGAACCAGAAGTAAATCCTAATATGGATAAACCAGAGTTTGGGGAAATGAAATCAAAGCCAACCTTTGAGGTGGATATACGCCGTGGATCAAAGACCCTTGGCTTCACATGCTCTTTTACATCTGGCCAACAAGATTCTGAAGAGGGCTATA atgatatttttGCAATTGATGAAGTTACATTGTATGAAGGAGAATGGTCTGAGAAAACCTATGCTGTATCTGGAGAAATATTAGATGGC TATCTATATGACTTGCTGATGACTCTTCTGGAGGAGAAAGGTATCTCCAATGAATTTGTGGAAAAGTTATCGGAATTCAGCACGGCTTATGAACACAATACGTACATCGCATTTTTGGAAAGTTTGCAGAAGTTTTCTAGTGGCAAATGA